A region from the Drosophila ananassae strain 14024-0371.13 chromosome 2L, ASM1763931v2, whole genome shotgun sequence genome encodes:
- the LOC6499109 gene encoding uncharacterized protein LOC6499109 isoform X4 produces MRPILHQKSHDDVANIRAEESDSWVSYKPVYKQPHLPSFRTLGMSNGSVPSQSYEFINLLRNGSTSDDNSASTTSNSALRQNAVASYVEMSLPPPPVPKPRTRINGEYNDYANLVAIEEDSAAVPGTAVDKNNNNNCHKLRSVRHSPTPDYPPPTVTEAEHTIYNFMQPVTMRKSSMLEPEASPRTANSVSSDHVEEFVGDIPFAGLFKGSTLNLAADVTDGREPSLGPGDRGYLRSPSMVRSAHALNNRRSLSRQRYSALGEDFSASRVWAEIDTIFENIGNEVSTVEQETEAQLAEPQSLPTGDALHIRDPVELLLGKKDSSTSNWCHSPYTLIYGEIRYSLYYLGSTVIRQLQGTLSTRKSIQKLKIDENLKSAASVSDISLLENCTTSTKYLKAANLQTRLNVDIAVSCVGVKFIDHEKKTAICCHDIENINCVCQDTEDLRYFAYITKEQDLHYCHVFMVDSLELAKEIILTLGQAFEVAYQLALSRRGTPITEEC; encoded by the exons ATGAGGCCCATACTGCATCAGAAGTCCCACGACGATGTCGCGAATATCAGAGCCGAGGAGAGCGATTCTTGGGTCAGCTACAAGCCTGTTTATAAGCAACCCCACTTGCCCAGCTTTCGAACATTGGGAATGTCGAATGGATCTGTACCCTCTCAGTCGTACGAGTTCATTAATCTCCTGAGGAACGGGTCTACCAGCGATGACAACTCCGCCAGCACCACCAGCAACT CAGCATTGCGTCAAAATGCGGTGGCTTCCTATGTGGAGATGTCACTGCCACCTCCACCGGTTCCGAAACCACGGACTCGAATAAACGGAGAGTACAATGACTATGCGAATCTGGTTGCTATAGAAGAGGACAGCGCAGCGGTCCCAGGAACAGCGGTcgacaaaaataataacaataactgTCATAAATTGCGATCAGTTCGCCACTCGCCCACGCCGGATTATCCACCGCCCACGGTCACTGAAGCAGAGCACACGATCTATAACTTTATGCAGCCGGTAACGATGCGCAAAAGTAGTATGCTGGAGCCGGAGGCCTCTCCACGGACAGCCAACTCCGTGAGCTCTGACCACGTCGAAGAGTTTGTGGGGGATATACCATTCGCTGGACTTTTCAAGGGATCGACACTCAATTTAGCAGCTGATGTGACGGATGGAAGGGAGCCCAGTCTGGGACCGGGGGACCGGGGCTATTTGCGCTCGCCCAGTATGGTGAGATCGGCCCATGCTCTGAACAATCGACGCAGTTTGTCCCGACAACGATACTCCGCCCTGGGCGAGGATTTTAGCGCATCTCGTGTTTGGGCAGAGATTGACACCATTTTTGAGAACATCGGAAACGAAGTGTCTACAGTGGAACAAGAAACAGAAGCTCAGTTGGCCGAGCCCCAAAGTCTTCCAACCGGCGATGCGCTGCACATACGAGATCCTGTAGAACTGCTACTCGGCAAGAAGGATAGCTCTACATCCAACTGGTGTCACTCACCGTATACCTTAATCTATGGCGAGATTAGGTATTCTCTTTAT tatCTGGGGTCGACTGTAATACGGCAGCTGCAGGGCACTTTGTCAACGCGCAAGTCCATCCAGAAACTGAAGATCGACGAGAACCTCAAGTCGGCGGCGAGTGTCAGTGACATAAGTCTTTTGGAGAACTGCACCACTTCAACCAAATACCTGAAGGCAGCCAACTTGCAGACCCGTCTTAATGTCGATATTGCCGTTTCTTGTGTCGGCGTAAAGTTTATAGATCATGAAAAGAAG ACTGCCATTTGTTGCCATGATATTGAGAACATTAATTGCGTTTGCCAGGATACGGAAGATTTGCGGTACTTTGCATACATTACCAAAGAACAGGACCTGCACTATTGCCATGTCTTTATGGTGGATAGTTTG GAACTAGCTAAGGAAATTATTCTGACTCTGGGACAGGCCTTTGAAGTCGCTTACCAATTGGCCCTTAGTCGACGGGGTACGCCAATTACTGAGGAGTGCTAA
- the LOC6499109 gene encoding ankyrin repeat and sterile alpha motif domain-containing protein 1B isoform X1, which produces MGKDQQLLEASRAGDIKTVDKLLEHFSKRHGPLSSFRRSPSINCQDMNGYTSLHHACLNGHSNIVRLLISHNALLDVPDIRGSTPLFLAAWAGHQDIVKMLLMNSPSGANPNAQTIENETPLHSGAQHGHNAVVAILLSYGADPTIRNNSFQTALDLAAHFGRLQVVQTLLRVYPDLILPYRRPEEDDIDQLVYSPTKHIFTHTCLHLASRNGHKKVVETLLTAGVDVNILTNAGSALHEAALCGKKSVVVTLLKAGIFVNATDGNGRTALDILSDYPPHVTYDIVGAINEFTQAAREQQRACVVENGTQSLPKRLYEKNSQRQKLPARQRKKQDQANGLSHSLSSLDVFAKAPPNYLEMRPILHQKSHDDVANIRAEESDSWVSYKPVYKQPHLPSFRTLGMSNGSVPSQSYEFINLLRNGSTSDDNSASTTSNSALRQNAVASYVEMSLPPPPVPKPRTRINGEYNDYANLVAIEEDSAAVPGTAVDKNNNNNCHKLRSVRHSPTPDYPPPTVTEAEHTIYNFMQPVTMRKSSMLEPEASPRTANSVSSDHVEEFVGDIPFAGLFKGSTLNLAADVTDGREPSLGPGDRGYLRSPSMVRSAHALNNRRSLSRQRYSALGEDFSASRVWAEIDTIFENIGNEVSTVEQETEAQLAEPQSLPTGDALHIRDPVELLLGKKDSSTSNWCHSPYTLIYGEIRYSLYYLGSTVIRQLQGTLSTRKSIQKLKIDENLKSAASVSDISLLENCTTSTKYLKAANLQTRLNVDIAVSCVGVKFIDHEKKTAICCHDIENINCVCQDTEDLRYFAYITKEQDLHYCHVFMVDSLELAKEIILTLGQAFEVAYQLALSRRGTPITEEC; this is translated from the exons ATGGGAAAGGATCAGCAGCTGCTGGAGGCGTCGCGAGCCGGCGACATCAAGACGGTGGACAAGCTGCTTGAGCACTTCAGCAAGCGCCATGGACCGCTGTCGAG TTTTCGACGCAGTCCAAGTATAAACTGCCAGGATATGAATGGCTACACGTCCCTCCATCATGCTTGCCTAAATGGTCACAGTAACATAGTCAGATTACTGATCTCCCACAACGCCCTGCTCGATGTACCCGATATACGCGGCTCCACGCCCCTCTTTCTTGCCGCATGGGCTGGACACCAGGACATTGTTAAGATGTTGCTCATGAACAGTCCCTCTGGAGCAAATCCCAACGCGCAGACCATCGAAAACGAAACGCCACTGCACTCGGGCGCACAGCATGGTCATAATGCTGTCGTTGCCATTCTCCTATCCTATGGCGCCGATCCCACCATTCGTAACAACAGCTTCCAAACGGCGCTGGATCTGGCCGCTCATTTTGGGCGACTGCAGGTGGTGCAGACACTTTTGCGCGTTTATCCGGATCTTATTTTGCCGTACAGGCGGCCAGAGGAGGACGATATCGACCAGCTTGTTTACTCACCTACCAAGCACATATTCACACACACCTGTCTGCATCTGGCCAGTCGCAACGGACACAAGAAGGTGGTGGAAACCTTGTTGACAGCGGGCGTGGATGTGAACATACTGACGAATGCGGGCAGCGCGCTCCACGAGGCTGCTCTCTGCGGCAAGAAGTCGGTAGTGGTCACCCTACTGAAAGCTGGAATCTTCGTAAACGCCACCGATGGAAACGGCCGAACCGCCCTGGACATACTTTCCGACTATCCTCCACACGTCACCTACGATATTGTGGGTGCCATCAACG AGTTTACTCAAGCAGCAAGGGAACAGCAGAGGGCATGTGTTGTTGAGAATGGCACGCAGTCGCTTCCGAAGCGTCTCTATGAGAAGAACTCCCAGCGGCAGAAGCTGCCAGCCCGGCAGAGGAA AAAGCAAGATCAAGCCAATGGACTTTCGCACTCTTTAAGCTCGCTGGACGTGTTTGCCAAGGCGCCGCCGAACTACCTGGAGATGAGGCCCATACTGCATCAGAAGTCCCACGACGATGTCGCGAATATCAGAGCCGAGGAGAGCGATTCTTGGGTCAGCTACAAGCCTGTTTATAAGCAACCCCACTTGCCCAGCTTTCGAACATTGGGAATGTCGAATGGATCTGTACCCTCTCAGTCGTACGAGTTCATTAATCTCCTGAGGAACGGGTCTACCAGCGATGACAACTCCGCCAGCACCACCAGCAACT CAGCATTGCGTCAAAATGCGGTGGCTTCCTATGTGGAGATGTCACTGCCACCTCCACCGGTTCCGAAACCACGGACTCGAATAAACGGAGAGTACAATGACTATGCGAATCTGGTTGCTATAGAAGAGGACAGCGCAGCGGTCCCAGGAACAGCGGTcgacaaaaataataacaataactgTCATAAATTGCGATCAGTTCGCCACTCGCCCACGCCGGATTATCCACCGCCCACGGTCACTGAAGCAGAGCACACGATCTATAACTTTATGCAGCCGGTAACGATGCGCAAAAGTAGTATGCTGGAGCCGGAGGCCTCTCCACGGACAGCCAACTCCGTGAGCTCTGACCACGTCGAAGAGTTTGTGGGGGATATACCATTCGCTGGACTTTTCAAGGGATCGACACTCAATTTAGCAGCTGATGTGACGGATGGAAGGGAGCCCAGTCTGGGACCGGGGGACCGGGGCTATTTGCGCTCGCCCAGTATGGTGAGATCGGCCCATGCTCTGAACAATCGACGCAGTTTGTCCCGACAACGATACTCCGCCCTGGGCGAGGATTTTAGCGCATCTCGTGTTTGGGCAGAGATTGACACCATTTTTGAGAACATCGGAAACGAAGTGTCTACAGTGGAACAAGAAACAGAAGCTCAGTTGGCCGAGCCCCAAAGTCTTCCAACCGGCGATGCGCTGCACATACGAGATCCTGTAGAACTGCTACTCGGCAAGAAGGATAGCTCTACATCCAACTGGTGTCACTCACCGTATACCTTAATCTATGGCGAGATTAGGTATTCTCTTTAT tatCTGGGGTCGACTGTAATACGGCAGCTGCAGGGCACTTTGTCAACGCGCAAGTCCATCCAGAAACTGAAGATCGACGAGAACCTCAAGTCGGCGGCGAGTGTCAGTGACATAAGTCTTTTGGAGAACTGCACCACTTCAACCAAATACCTGAAGGCAGCCAACTTGCAGACCCGTCTTAATGTCGATATTGCCGTTTCTTGTGTCGGCGTAAAGTTTATAGATCATGAAAAGAAG ACTGCCATTTGTTGCCATGATATTGAGAACATTAATTGCGTTTGCCAGGATACGGAAGATTTGCGGTACTTTGCATACATTACCAAAGAACAGGACCTGCACTATTGCCATGTCTTTATGGTGGATAGTTTG GAACTAGCTAAGGAAATTATTCTGACTCTGGGACAGGCCTTTGAAGTCGCTTACCAATTGGCCCTTAGTCGACGGGGTACGCCAATTACTGAGGAGTGCTAA
- the LOC6499109 gene encoding ankyrin repeat and sterile alpha motif domain-containing protein 1B isoform X3 produces the protein MGKDQQLLEASRAGDIKTVDKLLEHFSKRHGPLSSFRRSPSINCQDMNGYTSLHHACLNGHSNIVRLLISHNALLDVPDIRGSTPLFLAAWAGHQDIVKMLLMNSPSGANPNAQTIENETPLHSGAQHGHNAVVAILLSYGADPTIRNNSFQTALDLAAHFGRLQVVQTLLRVYPDLILPYRRPEEDDIDQLVYSPTKHIFTHTCLHLASRNGHKKVVETLLTAGVDVNILTNAGSALHEAALCGKKSVVVTLLKAGIFVNATDGNGRTALDILSDYPPHVTYDIVGAINEFTQAAREQQRACVVENGTQSLPKRLYEKNSQRQKLPARQRNSLDVFAKAPPNYLEMRPILHQKSHDDVANIRAEESDSWVSYKPVYKQPHLPSFRTLGMSNGSVPSQSYEFINLLRNGSTSDDNSASTTSNSALRQNAVASYVEMSLPPPPVPKPRTRINGEYNDYANLVAIEEDSAAVPGTAVDKNNNNNCHKLRSVRHSPTPDYPPPTVTEAEHTIYNFMQPVTMRKSSMLEPEASPRTANSVSSDHVEEFVGDIPFAGLFKGSTLNLAADVTDGREPSLGPGDRGYLRSPSMVRSAHALNNRRSLSRQRYSALGEDFSASRVWAEIDTIFENIGNEVSTVEQETEAQLAEPQSLPTGDALHIRDPVELLLGKKDSSTSNWCHSPYTLIYGEIRYSLYYLGSTVIRQLQGTLSTRKSIQKLKIDENLKSAASVSDISLLENCTTSTKYLKAANLQTRLNVDIAVSCVGVKFIDHEKKTAICCHDIENINCVCQDTEDLRYFAYITKEQDLHYCHVFMVDSLELAKEIILTLGQAFEVAYQLALSRRGTPITEEC, from the exons ATGGGAAAGGATCAGCAGCTGCTGGAGGCGTCGCGAGCCGGCGACATCAAGACGGTGGACAAGCTGCTTGAGCACTTCAGCAAGCGCCATGGACCGCTGTCGAG TTTTCGACGCAGTCCAAGTATAAACTGCCAGGATATGAATGGCTACACGTCCCTCCATCATGCTTGCCTAAATGGTCACAGTAACATAGTCAGATTACTGATCTCCCACAACGCCCTGCTCGATGTACCCGATATACGCGGCTCCACGCCCCTCTTTCTTGCCGCATGGGCTGGACACCAGGACATTGTTAAGATGTTGCTCATGAACAGTCCCTCTGGAGCAAATCCCAACGCGCAGACCATCGAAAACGAAACGCCACTGCACTCGGGCGCACAGCATGGTCATAATGCTGTCGTTGCCATTCTCCTATCCTATGGCGCCGATCCCACCATTCGTAACAACAGCTTCCAAACGGCGCTGGATCTGGCCGCTCATTTTGGGCGACTGCAGGTGGTGCAGACACTTTTGCGCGTTTATCCGGATCTTATTTTGCCGTACAGGCGGCCAGAGGAGGACGATATCGACCAGCTTGTTTACTCACCTACCAAGCACATATTCACACACACCTGTCTGCATCTGGCCAGTCGCAACGGACACAAGAAGGTGGTGGAAACCTTGTTGACAGCGGGCGTGGATGTGAACATACTGACGAATGCGGGCAGCGCGCTCCACGAGGCTGCTCTCTGCGGCAAGAAGTCGGTAGTGGTCACCCTACTGAAAGCTGGAATCTTCGTAAACGCCACCGATGGAAACGGCCGAACCGCCCTGGACATACTTTCCGACTATCCTCCACACGTCACCTACGATATTGTGGGTGCCATCAACG AGTTTACTCAAGCAGCAAGGGAACAGCAGAGGGCATGTGTTGTTGAGAATGGCACGCAGTCGCTTCCGAAGCGTCTCTATGAGAAGAACTCCCAGCGGCAGAAGCTGCCAGCCCGGCAGAGGAA CTCGCTGGACGTGTTTGCCAAGGCGCCGCCGAACTACCTGGAGATGAGGCCCATACTGCATCAGAAGTCCCACGACGATGTCGCGAATATCAGAGCCGAGGAGAGCGATTCTTGGGTCAGCTACAAGCCTGTTTATAAGCAACCCCACTTGCCCAGCTTTCGAACATTGGGAATGTCGAATGGATCTGTACCCTCTCAGTCGTACGAGTTCATTAATCTCCTGAGGAACGGGTCTACCAGCGATGACAACTCCGCCAGCACCACCAGCAACT CAGCATTGCGTCAAAATGCGGTGGCTTCCTATGTGGAGATGTCACTGCCACCTCCACCGGTTCCGAAACCACGGACTCGAATAAACGGAGAGTACAATGACTATGCGAATCTGGTTGCTATAGAAGAGGACAGCGCAGCGGTCCCAGGAACAGCGGTcgacaaaaataataacaataactgTCATAAATTGCGATCAGTTCGCCACTCGCCCACGCCGGATTATCCACCGCCCACGGTCACTGAAGCAGAGCACACGATCTATAACTTTATGCAGCCGGTAACGATGCGCAAAAGTAGTATGCTGGAGCCGGAGGCCTCTCCACGGACAGCCAACTCCGTGAGCTCTGACCACGTCGAAGAGTTTGTGGGGGATATACCATTCGCTGGACTTTTCAAGGGATCGACACTCAATTTAGCAGCTGATGTGACGGATGGAAGGGAGCCCAGTCTGGGACCGGGGGACCGGGGCTATTTGCGCTCGCCCAGTATGGTGAGATCGGCCCATGCTCTGAACAATCGACGCAGTTTGTCCCGACAACGATACTCCGCCCTGGGCGAGGATTTTAGCGCATCTCGTGTTTGGGCAGAGATTGACACCATTTTTGAGAACATCGGAAACGAAGTGTCTACAGTGGAACAAGAAACAGAAGCTCAGTTGGCCGAGCCCCAAAGTCTTCCAACCGGCGATGCGCTGCACATACGAGATCCTGTAGAACTGCTACTCGGCAAGAAGGATAGCTCTACATCCAACTGGTGTCACTCACCGTATACCTTAATCTATGGCGAGATTAGGTATTCTCTTTAT tatCTGGGGTCGACTGTAATACGGCAGCTGCAGGGCACTTTGTCAACGCGCAAGTCCATCCAGAAACTGAAGATCGACGAGAACCTCAAGTCGGCGGCGAGTGTCAGTGACATAAGTCTTTTGGAGAACTGCACCACTTCAACCAAATACCTGAAGGCAGCCAACTTGCAGACCCGTCTTAATGTCGATATTGCCGTTTCTTGTGTCGGCGTAAAGTTTATAGATCATGAAAAGAAG ACTGCCATTTGTTGCCATGATATTGAGAACATTAATTGCGTTTGCCAGGATACGGAAGATTTGCGGTACTTTGCATACATTACCAAAGAACAGGACCTGCACTATTGCCATGTCTTTATGGTGGATAGTTTG GAACTAGCTAAGGAAATTATTCTGACTCTGGGACAGGCCTTTGAAGTCGCTTACCAATTGGCCCTTAGTCGACGGGGTACGCCAATTACTGAGGAGTGCTAA
- the LOC6499109 gene encoding ankyrin repeat and sterile alpha motif domain-containing protein 1B isoform X2, with product MGKDQQLLEASRAGDIKTVDKLLEHFSKRHGPLSSFRRSPSINCQDMNGYTSLHHACLNGHSNIVRLLISHNALLDVPDIRGSTPLFLAAWAGHQDIVKMLLMNSPSGANPNAQTIENETPLHSGAQHGHNAVVAILLSYGADPTIRNNSFQTALDLAAHFGRLQVVQTLLRVYPDLILPYRRPEEDDIDQLVYSPTKHIFTHTCLHLASRNGHKKVVETLLTAGVDVNILTNAGSALHEAALCGKKSVVVTLLKAGIFVNATDGNGRTALDILSDYPPHVTYDIVGAINEFTQAAREQQRACVVENGTQSLPKRLYEKNSQRQKLPARQRKKQDQANGLSHSLSSLDVFAKAPPNYLEMRPILHQKSHDDVANIRAEESDSWVSYKPVYKQPHLPSFRTLGMSNGSVPSQSYEFINLLRNGSTSDDNSASTTSNSLRQNAVASYVEMSLPPPPVPKPRTRINGEYNDYANLVAIEEDSAAVPGTAVDKNNNNNCHKLRSVRHSPTPDYPPPTVTEAEHTIYNFMQPVTMRKSSMLEPEASPRTANSVSSDHVEEFVGDIPFAGLFKGSTLNLAADVTDGREPSLGPGDRGYLRSPSMVRSAHALNNRRSLSRQRYSALGEDFSASRVWAEIDTIFENIGNEVSTVEQETEAQLAEPQSLPTGDALHIRDPVELLLGKKDSSTSNWCHSPYTLIYGEIRYSLYYLGSTVIRQLQGTLSTRKSIQKLKIDENLKSAASVSDISLLENCTTSTKYLKAANLQTRLNVDIAVSCVGVKFIDHEKKTAICCHDIENINCVCQDTEDLRYFAYITKEQDLHYCHVFMVDSLELAKEIILTLGQAFEVAYQLALSRRGTPITEEC from the exons ATGGGAAAGGATCAGCAGCTGCTGGAGGCGTCGCGAGCCGGCGACATCAAGACGGTGGACAAGCTGCTTGAGCACTTCAGCAAGCGCCATGGACCGCTGTCGAG TTTTCGACGCAGTCCAAGTATAAACTGCCAGGATATGAATGGCTACACGTCCCTCCATCATGCTTGCCTAAATGGTCACAGTAACATAGTCAGATTACTGATCTCCCACAACGCCCTGCTCGATGTACCCGATATACGCGGCTCCACGCCCCTCTTTCTTGCCGCATGGGCTGGACACCAGGACATTGTTAAGATGTTGCTCATGAACAGTCCCTCTGGAGCAAATCCCAACGCGCAGACCATCGAAAACGAAACGCCACTGCACTCGGGCGCACAGCATGGTCATAATGCTGTCGTTGCCATTCTCCTATCCTATGGCGCCGATCCCACCATTCGTAACAACAGCTTCCAAACGGCGCTGGATCTGGCCGCTCATTTTGGGCGACTGCAGGTGGTGCAGACACTTTTGCGCGTTTATCCGGATCTTATTTTGCCGTACAGGCGGCCAGAGGAGGACGATATCGACCAGCTTGTTTACTCACCTACCAAGCACATATTCACACACACCTGTCTGCATCTGGCCAGTCGCAACGGACACAAGAAGGTGGTGGAAACCTTGTTGACAGCGGGCGTGGATGTGAACATACTGACGAATGCGGGCAGCGCGCTCCACGAGGCTGCTCTCTGCGGCAAGAAGTCGGTAGTGGTCACCCTACTGAAAGCTGGAATCTTCGTAAACGCCACCGATGGAAACGGCCGAACCGCCCTGGACATACTTTCCGACTATCCTCCACACGTCACCTACGATATTGTGGGTGCCATCAACG AGTTTACTCAAGCAGCAAGGGAACAGCAGAGGGCATGTGTTGTTGAGAATGGCACGCAGTCGCTTCCGAAGCGTCTCTATGAGAAGAACTCCCAGCGGCAGAAGCTGCCAGCCCGGCAGAGGAA AAAGCAAGATCAAGCCAATGGACTTTCGCACTCTTTAAGCTCGCTGGACGTGTTTGCCAAGGCGCCGCCGAACTACCTGGAGATGAGGCCCATACTGCATCAGAAGTCCCACGACGATGTCGCGAATATCAGAGCCGAGGAGAGCGATTCTTGGGTCAGCTACAAGCCTGTTTATAAGCAACCCCACTTGCCCAGCTTTCGAACATTGGGAATGTCGAATGGATCTGTACCCTCTCAGTCGTACGAGTTCATTAATCTCCTGAGGAACGGGTCTACCAGCGATGACAACTCCGCCAGCACCACCAGCAACT CATTGCGTCAAAATGCGGTGGCTTCCTATGTGGAGATGTCACTGCCACCTCCACCGGTTCCGAAACCACGGACTCGAATAAACGGAGAGTACAATGACTATGCGAATCTGGTTGCTATAGAAGAGGACAGCGCAGCGGTCCCAGGAACAGCGGTcgacaaaaataataacaataactgTCATAAATTGCGATCAGTTCGCCACTCGCCCACGCCGGATTATCCACCGCCCACGGTCACTGAAGCAGAGCACACGATCTATAACTTTATGCAGCCGGTAACGATGCGCAAAAGTAGTATGCTGGAGCCGGAGGCCTCTCCACGGACAGCCAACTCCGTGAGCTCTGACCACGTCGAAGAGTTTGTGGGGGATATACCATTCGCTGGACTTTTCAAGGGATCGACACTCAATTTAGCAGCTGATGTGACGGATGGAAGGGAGCCCAGTCTGGGACCGGGGGACCGGGGCTATTTGCGCTCGCCCAGTATGGTGAGATCGGCCCATGCTCTGAACAATCGACGCAGTTTGTCCCGACAACGATACTCCGCCCTGGGCGAGGATTTTAGCGCATCTCGTGTTTGGGCAGAGATTGACACCATTTTTGAGAACATCGGAAACGAAGTGTCTACAGTGGAACAAGAAACAGAAGCTCAGTTGGCCGAGCCCCAAAGTCTTCCAACCGGCGATGCGCTGCACATACGAGATCCTGTAGAACTGCTACTCGGCAAGAAGGATAGCTCTACATCCAACTGGTGTCACTCACCGTATACCTTAATCTATGGCGAGATTAGGTATTCTCTTTAT tatCTGGGGTCGACTGTAATACGGCAGCTGCAGGGCACTTTGTCAACGCGCAAGTCCATCCAGAAACTGAAGATCGACGAGAACCTCAAGTCGGCGGCGAGTGTCAGTGACATAAGTCTTTTGGAGAACTGCACCACTTCAACCAAATACCTGAAGGCAGCCAACTTGCAGACCCGTCTTAATGTCGATATTGCCGTTTCTTGTGTCGGCGTAAAGTTTATAGATCATGAAAAGAAG ACTGCCATTTGTTGCCATGATATTGAGAACATTAATTGCGTTTGCCAGGATACGGAAGATTTGCGGTACTTTGCATACATTACCAAAGAACAGGACCTGCACTATTGCCATGTCTTTATGGTGGATAGTTTG GAACTAGCTAAGGAAATTATTCTGACTCTGGGACAGGCCTTTGAAGTCGCTTACCAATTGGCCCTTAGTCGACGGGGTACGCCAATTACTGAGGAGTGCTAA